aaaggagggtaggaaaacacccCAACTCCCTCCCCATCtccaccttgatttcaggacagtgctgtaaaagtgaattacacccttcaactgtagggggagcccatgagCAAACATACaaaaccttacctagtgttgctttaaatccCCTGACAGTCGACACTAACCGAAACACAGAGTTATTGAGAGTAGAGGCTGGTGGCTGCTCCCCGCTGCGTAAAGACAAGGTCTGAGATTCAAGTATTGTATTCCTCTTACACTTTGGTTTAAAGTTGTGTAGGCATTTGCAGGTCCAAAAGTATCCAGACAGCACTCAATGTGCACCCACTGCTGACAGAGCTCACATAGCCTCCACAGATAAGCACAGACCAAACGAAAGGAAAGTTCTGGGGCAGAGAAATGAGTGTGGAATGTATAAAAGctccccagcactgagctgtggagcactTCTGTAAAGTACTGGGGCTCCATCCAATTCTTCAAAGTCTTCACAAAATGAAAGGCTCTTACTGCGGTAAAGAATAGAACAAACACTCTTTGAGTGCCCTTAATTTTAGAGGAAGTGCCTAACAAGCCTGTTTCCATAGGTCAGTTCATATTTGTGTTTTGGGGAAATGCAAACCAAAAGTTAATCAAATTTTAATcacttttaatcattttactctttttatgtaattgtttaaTTGGACTTTTACAATTTTATtctggctgttttttttaattgcttctgtatgaaaggtgctctacaAATAAACGTGCCTTGCCTAAAAAAGACCTCTGAAAGCAACCCTACATCATTTGTCATCTCCTTAATGATTCCTCAAAAATAATTCTCGTAATTTAAAAACTGTTATGAATTAATGATTACATTTGGTTGTGATCATGTTTTACACTAAAAGACAAATTATAATCAAACTGGAACACAATCGGCGTTGCTCTCTGGGAGGGTAGGGTGGCCTCCGTCACACTCCCTCTCCCTGTTTGTGATGGCAGCTCACACTGGGGTCTGGACAGTTTGCAGTGTCTGGGAAATGTGGCAAAAACTTGGGATAAACACAATAGaaaattacaaaatacaaaaacctTAACTGTGTCAGTGGGTTTAATTCTACGAGGGACGTGACTAagagaaatgttcaaaattattttaatatgtcAGTGTAAGGTTTAACctcattttatttgaaaaataaaataaagaaagtgGACGGTCTTCAGATCCTGGGGGTGCCAGGGGAGTGGGGGTCGCCATTTGATGTAGTGAACTGCACGGAAAATGCCACGACTATAGTTCTGTAACTGTTCATAAACAAACTTTAAGCCACATCTTTCATTCGTGTGATTCCCCAAACTGAATGCAGTGTGGGTTTTCTTACATATTCTTTCCTACAGATTTCTAAAGGACAGTGAAGTATTAAAGGAAGGTCATAAGACACGTGTTTGAAGCCTTCTGCTATTTTTCTAACCGCCGGAAATCACAAGAAAAGATGTTGGAGTAtttctttaaaggagcaggcagtcattttctccaaaaCTGCTTCTTCATGTTATTATACAGCAGCTAATATACTGACACGTATTGGCCTGGAGTGTCAGAGCTTCTGTTTCTAACGTGGCTCACACTCTGTGGAGCAAAATCAGCTCAATTCACAAACTATAAAGCAACTTGTCTCTTCAACTTATAGAATTATTTACAATGAATCCCTTTCAATAATCTCACCTATTACTGTTTAGAGGTAAAAtcactgactgctcctttaagtgTAGTGCTGCTTTAGTAATGATCTGAGGGCCATTGAGGGTTCATGCTGTGGTGTGACAGGACCGTATTCATGTGTCTTTGACTGTTACTGGCTGACACTGAACCAGAAAAGTTTGAGGCTGAGGGTTCCTTATTTCTCTGGCAGAGGTGGCAGGTGATATTTGGCTCTTCGTACTTTCTCAATGCCCTCAAACGTGGGCGTTCCATGGGGTAAACTCAGACGATCGGCTTCGGACACCATGATGCTCTCTGCTTCGTCTGTAAACACAATCAAGAAGGtacagaaaacacacatcaCCACTTAAAAGATCACAATCCCTGGTCACAGTGGTAATAATACTGATTATGGAGAGTTTcggctcttctgggaagactatACGCGAGGTGACGTAACACTGCTCTGACGATTGGACCATATTCAGTTACACAAACAttacattagtgaggtcaggtcctCTTCAGCATTGGCCTGTGGTTTAAAAGCATGGTGACCATGTGCAGCTGTTAATGAGCGTCCCATTCTATGAGTCAATGCTTTTCTATACACACTGTGACAGAAACGCTGGGTTTTAGTCACTTTCTCtttgtcttctttgttcttcttttcaCTCAATTTAATCAGTACCCTTATCTCTCCATGcacaatgtgtttgttttgctccgtttaaccttgtctttgcactctcacataaacacgggtccagcgttGTGGCTGGAGAGACTCCGAGGAGGTGGCGGGACCACTCTGAATCGCCTACTGTCTACGCAAGACACCGCACAACATCAGAAGACAAGACTAGTGTGCgtgggttggtaggagctccagatcccACAATTAATGTGTTCATACGCTCaaaaatgtcccctttaaaccaTCAGACAGGAACCCATGACTCATGAGGTGATTACTGATCGAATAGAAGCAGTCTCTGGACTTCAAACCTGGATGATTAATCCTAAATAAAGCTGGAATCCTGGAATCGACCGGTGATCACAGGCTGAAGGTGAAGGGAAAAAAGGGAAACCCCATAGGTACAGACTGAATAAGGACAAACAAACAGTAATGAGTGGAAAgtgataaataaacacatataaatCACAGTTTAAAGCCTCTCAGGACCTCTATCAACTTGCTGTGCCCTGGAAAGAATAAAGttgagactggactggaattaCGAATGGAAGAAAAGCCTTGAAAGTTTTCAGAATCGAGAGCTTGGAGCACTTTACACTGATTCATAAAGGTGCTGATTGAATTAATTACATGGTGCGCTGTCTGGAGGAAGTTAAAAACCTcttattataatattatcatAAACATAATTGAACGCCAAGTCGTCAGCAGAAGAGAACAAGACTGATGCTATTCCCCATTTATTCTCACACCACTTTGTGTCGTTTCCAGAAACCAGACGTTAGCAGGTGGCACTCGAAGGTAAAGTTGGCGACACTTTTTCCACAGCCACTGAACTGTGTCAGACGTGAACTTGATGTCAAACCAGGCGCATGAGCCTCTAAGATGTAGGAAACAGTATACTTCACTGTGTTTTGTTATTTGAGAAGAGAAATAAAGATGatgatgtggtgtgtgtggtgtttctacCTCTCATGCGGTGGATGAGGGTTCCGTAAGCCATGTCCAGCTGATAGGCCAGAATCATACTGAGCGGCACCACGGGCACAAACAGACCAGGCTTCCTCCTCTTCACGGCTCTGCGGACGGAACCATCGCATCAGACACCGCTACTGCATTTAAGGCCCTCACTCTCTTAACGCCTCTGGAGGCTGCCACGGTTTTTGTAACGAATTTTACAAAGGGGCTTAAATATAACAAAGAAAAGCACACGGTACATGCTCCAACTCCTTCAAATTACCCACAATCCTTCACACAGTATGAAACCCTTTGAGAAATGGTGAAAACACCCAGATGTGGGTGAGATGTTTATAACGTAAACATAAATCAAGACaaaaatttttttattgttattattccagcaaaatgaaaaaaatgtaaagatatAGTGAAAAATATGAGAAACCTTTAACTGTAAACTTTAAAGGCTAAAGTAAAGAGTAAATGGAAAATACCCGAGTTATAATTCATTGCAAAATTTAAGATTCATTTTCCTTGAGTATAATTATCACTGTAATTATCATTCATGGTTTTATTTCACAAATGTATATAACGtaagaaaaataatataaattatataaaaaaatatatatataatattttttcttttgtgtgtttgtgaaaaagaaagagagagagacagagagagtgagaggtagagagagagtgagaggtagagagagagtgagagacagacagagagagagagagtgtgtgaaagaaacagagagagtgagagagacagagagagagagagagaaagaaagagagtaagagtgtgagagagtgtgtgtgagacagagagagagggaggtagagagagagagaaagaaagagagtaagagtgtgagagagagtgtgtgtgagacagagagagagggaggaatagagagagaaagagagtaagaatgtgagagagtgtgtgtgtgagacagagagagagggaggtagagagagagaaagaaagagagtaagagtgtgagagagtgtgtgtgagacagagagagagggaggtagagagagagagaaagaaagagagtaagagtgtgagagagagtgtgtgtgagacagagagagagggaggtagagagagagaaagaaagagagtaagagtgtgagagagtgtgtgtgagacagagagagagggaggtagagagagagaaagaaagagagtaagagtgtgagagagagagtgtgtgagacagagagagagggaggtagagagagagaaagaaagagagtaagagtgtgagagagagagtgtgtgagacagagagagagggaggtagagagagagaaagaaagagagtaagagtgtgagagagagagtgtgtgagacagagagagagggaggtagagagagaaagaaagagagtaagagtgtgagagagagtgtgtgtgagacagagagagagagaaagagagtaagagtgtgagagagagagtgtgtgtgagacagagagagagggagaaagagtgagtgagtttttatctattcattgtatttttatatattttttatagtaattaattatcatttgcTTAAATAATCgattaattgtttttttcaaaatatataaaaaatatatgttcagtGTAATTTTATGTGCTTTGGCAACATTGTTACTGAAACAGTCACGCCAATAAAGCCAAGCTGAATTgaattgtgtgtgagagagagtgaatgagagacagagagagagagtgagtgagagagagtgaatgagtgacactGACCCTACAGTGAGGCCGAGGGCAGCCAGTCCGAAGAAGGTTCCGTAGTATTTGATGAATTCTCGGGACCAGGCGATCTGCATGGCCATCTGCCGCTCACGCATTTCATTCTGCATCAGGATCTGACgctccatctacacacacacacacacgtctctaTACACTGTCAGGATATAGAGTAACAACCCTTTAGGATGTTTGGTGGTTTTCTTCATAAATATAACTGTGGATTAATTTGAATCCAGTAAGGAACATAAAACCTGTGTAAAAAACGTAAGAAAACTCACCACACACTCAGCATTAAGAAGAAATTAAATGAGGTATGATTTACAGTAACATTTAGAAGACGTATTTACTTATTCTCATTGTGTTTTTGACGTAATAAATTAACACGACAGCTACTTATGTTTGTTTACCATTTCCCGAAATCAGTGTTAATCCCAGAATTACAGACTCTAACACCTGACAGTACTGAGCCACGGGgattaaaacacaacacacagaagGCAGTGACATTTGTtgcagagagacagggagaaaatgagtgaaagaaaaaaagacagatagagaagagagaggtgTGATAAATAACTACACACCTGTGATCTCAGTGTTGCAGGGAGAGGGAGGTAGAAGGTGGAAGGAgatgaagggtgtgtgtgtgtgtgtgtgtgtgtgtaatacccCTCAGCAGCAGTGAGCGGTAGATCAGAACAGGGATTAACAGAGGtgcaatatttacattttaattaggtTTGAATTCACACTGTGTAACATAAGATTGACATTAATCCAGTGTTGATCTGCAGTTCATAATTTAATTGTGGACTGTGCATTGATTTGAAAGTTTCTCATGACCTTTTGGACATAGTGTGTTTGAAGGGGAGCTGCAGCTCCTCCACAGCAGCAATCCAGCGCTCAACACACGTCACTgaatcaaaaacacacgtcaCACACCTAACCGGCCTTACACCGCCCCAcgccacacacacagtacaataTATTAGTCATTATCTGACCTTTACCACACTGATATCACAGAAGGCTGCcgtatgcaaatgaacctcagACAATTCCcaaattgttttattgtgaGCTGTGAGACTAAACAAAGCCAAATGAGACTGTGTGGCTCTGAGGGTGAATCAAGGATATTCACAAGAGGAAACAAATGTTCCTGCAACAGCAAGGGGTCACTGTGTGTTACTCATGTGCTCGTTTTGTGAACACCTGCTCACACAGGGTTTCTGGAGAGTCATGGAGAATGATCTGGGACCTTTGTGACGAGCTGAAGTGGAGATTCTGACCCTACATCACAATATGACCTCATTAAAAACtctcgtggctgaatgccatcaaccCCTCACACCAGTGTTTCAACCCCTAGCGTAAAGCTTGGGAATACCTTCCAACTCATCCACAGACTTTTAATTAAGAGCTTTAAGTCACGATTGAATTATTCCCCCATTATTATTCCCATGAGACATTTAGCAGCGTGTTTCAGACCCATTCAGCCCTGGCGTTTGACCTGTAACGGGCCTCTGTCTGGATCTGGTTCTTTCTGAGCGGCTGATCTTTTGGCACCTCCGGGAATTAGCATGTCCTGTCTCTGGTTCGGACCGTTTCCTGTTTGCTAGCCAATGTCTCTGGATCCTGTTTCATCTCTGAACAATGAACAAAAGCTGGTAAAAGTCATTTTGAATCACAGGCGTGAGCTGAATGTTAACAGACTGTCACTGAGTGGAGACGTCTAACGGCGTGATGTTAACGGAAATTAAACTCACACTGAGTGCTGTAAATTATAGGCTGTTTCCCTGTCTCTAGAAAGTGTGCTTTTACTGAATCAGATGAGTGATTCGTTCTCATTTAATTCATTTCAACATCGCACTGATTACCTCAGAATAACACTTTCATTCAGATATCCTGACGTGACATGACTTTCGCCGAGACGGAGGGGAGAAACGGAAACAGGGATCTGTTGTCACATCTGTTTCGTGTCTCTAATAGTTATACATTATCTGTAATATGTAACATATTCACTGTAAAAGATGGACAGATGGGGTTTAAAGGACCCCTCTGTTTTAAATACAGCTACGTTTGGTACTTTGGTACTTTAAACCTCTCCATTCTCTCCGCTACATGCCTCTGGTCTTTAATAAGTAGTAACCAGTAACTATTACTTTTACAGTCACTACTTTCAAACGTTTCTGTACTGGAACTCAGATTCTGGAGGGTGGGGTGTGGTGACatcccccccccacacccatGACCCCCACTCAAAAAGGGGGAAAACACAATtaggtgtgctaaaccacacacacacacacacacatctataaaCGTTCTGTAGAGTTTTCTTTGATCAAacacagtatttttaaaaatggctgtAAGAAACGTTAAAGTGTGGAGTAAACATGGGTTTGGAGTGTGAGCTGGAGAATGGATTTGTTTCGATTATGTCGATTAAACTGAATGCTTAAGTTAAACTACAGATAAAGAACGCAGGCTCTTTgtgtccgttgtggtgaagagagatcTACATCCcgaccctcacctatggtcatgagggtagtgaccgaaagagtttgcgggtacaagcggctgaaatgagttttctccgcagggcgtctggactctcccttagagacagggttaggagctcggacgtccgg
This genomic interval from Hoplias malabaricus isolate fHopMal1 chromosome 15, fHopMal1.hap1, whole genome shotgun sequence contains the following:
- the plgrkt gene encoding plasminogen receptor (KT) isoform X1, which encodes MGFLLSKSMDQNLKKQQEFMLLNARVQMERQILMQNEMRERQMAMQIAWSREFIKYYGTFFGLAALGLTVGAVKRRKPGLFVPVVPLSMILAYQLDMAYGTLIHRMRDEAESIMVSEADRLSLPHGTPTFEGIEKVRRAKYHLPPLPEK
- the plgrkt gene encoding plasminogen receptor (KT) isoform X2; its protein translation is MMERQILMQNEMRERQMAMQIAWSREFIKYYGTFFGLAALGLTVGAVKRRKPGLFVPVVPLSMILAYQLDMAYGTLIHRMRDEAESIMVSEADRLSLPHGTPTFEGIEKVRRAKYHLPPLPEK